The Sphingomonas naphthae nucleotide sequence CGATGCCCAGCCCCTGCGCCACGAACGCCACCGCCGTCTCGGCGAAGCGCACATAAGTCCGGATCGGCGGCCCCTCGCCCCCGAACAGCGCCGCGATCGCGCGCCCGTGCGGCGTATCGGCGCGGAACGAGATCAGGCTTTCGCCGGCCAGCCGCCCGACCGACAGCGTGCCCGCCCCCGCCAGCGGATGATCGGCATGCACCGCCGCCACCAGCCGCCCCGCCCCCAGCCGCACCGAATGGACGTTCGGCTGGGCCATCGGAAACAAAGTGAGGGTCACGTCGCCGCGATCGAGCGCGAGATAATCGTCGGTCTGGTCGACCGAGAGGATGTCGAATTGCAGCACCAGATCGGGGAAGCGATCGATCAGCCGCTTGAGCAGCGCCGGCAGCACCGAATGGCCGAGCGAGGGCGAGGCGGCCACGCGGAACAGCCGGTCCTCCCCCGCCGCCAGCCGCCGCGCGACATGATCGAGATCGGCCAGCTCCTTATGCACCCGCTCGACCTGCGCCATCAGCAGATGCGCCTCCTGCGTCGGCACCAGCCGCCCGCTGGAGCGATCGAACAGCGCAAAGCCGAGCCGGTCCTCCATATGCCTGAGCATCCGCGACAGGCCGGGCTGCGCCACCCCCAGCCGCGCCGCCGCGCCCCGCACCGTGCCGATCCGCATCACCGCGCGAAATATCTCGACCTGTCGGTGATTGAGCATGGCCGCCGATACCATGAGGTTATCGATGACGGCAATCATGGCGGCTTATGGCATGTGTACGGATCGGTTAACTGGCTGCCCTCGGATCGAGGAGCCAGCCATGCACAACGCCATCGCCACCGTTTCGCTGAGCGGCACGCTGGAGGACAAATTGCGTGCGGCCGCCGCCGCCGGCTTCGACAGCGTCGAGATTTTCGAGAACGACCTGCTCGGCTGCGCGCTCTCCCCGCGCGAGGTGCGCGTGATGCTCGCCGACCTCGGCCTCGCCTGCTCGCTCTACCAGCCGTTCCGCGATTTCGAGGGGATGCCCGAACCGCTGCGCGCCCGCACCTTCGACCGCGCCGAACGCAAGTTCGACCTGATGGGCGAGCTGGGCACCGATCGCATCCTGATCTGCTCCAACTGCTCGCCCCACGCGCTGGGCGATACGGCCCGCATCGTCGATGATTTCCGCGAGCTGGGCGGGCGCGCGGCGGTGCACGGCATCCGTGTCGGTTACGAGGCGCTGGCATGGGGCCGGCACGTCAACGATCACCGCCAGGTGTGGGATATCGTGAAAGCGGTCGATCACCCCGCGATCGGCATCATCCTCGACAGCTTTCACTCGCTCTCGCGCAAAATCCCGAGCGACAGCATCGCCGCGATCGACGGCGACAAGATCGTCTATGTTCAGCTCGCCGACGCGCCCCTGCTCGACATGGATCTGCTCTACTGGAGCCGTCACTTCCGCAACCTGCCGGGCCAGGGCGGGCTCGACGTGACGGGCTTCGTCGCCGAAATCCTGCGCACCGGATATGATGGTCCGCTGTCGCTGGAGATATTCAACGATCGCTTCCGCTCCAATTCGGCCGCGATGGTGGCGAGCGACGGGGTGCGCTCGCTCGACATGGTGCGCGACGCCGCGATGCGACGCATCGGCGCGGCGACGATCATGCCGCCGCCCGCGACGATCCTCGGCACCGAATTCGTCGAATTCGCGGTCGATCCCAAGGATCGCGAGCGGCTGAGCGCGATGTTCACCCGCATGGGCTTCTCCCCCGCCGGCCGCCATCCGACCAAGGACGTGACCCGCTGGCGCAACGGCGCGGCCAATCTGGTGATGAACGGAGAGCCCGGCGGTTTCGCGGAGGCGTATCGCACCACCCACGGCACCTCGATCTGCGCGATCGGCCTGAAGGTGGCGGACGGCCCCGCGACGGTCGCCCGCGCCGAGGCGCTCGGCATCGTCCGCGAGCCGACCGACCTGCCCGCCATGCCGGCGCTGCGCGGCGTGGCCGGCAGCTTGGTCTATGTCGTCGACCAGGCCGATGCCGACGCGATCTGGGGCTCCGAATTTCGCAGCGCCCCGGCCGCGCCCGGCGCGGGATCGATCGAGGCGATCGACCACCTCGCCGCCGTGGTGCCCAACGACGAATTCCTGTCGTGGCAGCTCTACTGGCGCGCCTTGTTCGACGTGCAGGTCCAGACCGCGCAGGACGTGATCGACCCCTCCGGCCTCGTCTTCAGCCAGGCGATCCAGAGCCCCGACGGCGGCTTCCGCCTGACCCTCAACAGCACCGACGCGCGCGGCACGCTCTCGGCGCGCTTCCTCCATCAGTCGTTCGGCGCGGGCTACCAGCATGTCGCGCTGCGCACCGCCGACGCGACCGCCACCGCCGCGAAACTGGCCGCGCAGGGCCTCGAAACCCTCGCCATCCCCGCCAATTATTACGACGATCTCGCCGCCCGTTTCGGCTTCACCGATGCGGAGATCGAGCGCATGGCCGCCCTCGGGCTGCTGTTCGATCGGGATGCCGAGGGGCATGATTACCGCCAATTCTACAGCCGGGCGTTCGACAAACACTTCTTCTTCGAATTCGTCGAACGGCAGGGCTACGACGGCTATGGCGCGCCCAACGCCGGGATCCGGCTGGCCGCGCAGAACCGCTATCGCGAAGAGGCGGTGCCGCTCTGAAACCGAAGCCGTTCGTGCTGAGTAGGGACTGAGCCTGTCGAAGTCCCGTATCGAAGCATCCGCGCCAAGGCACATCTTTCGATACGCCATTTCGACAAGCTCAATGCCTGTCCTGAGCGACTGCCTTGGCAGGCAGTCGAAGGGGCTACTCAGGACGAACGTGTTTCCATTCCGAATAGTCGCAGACGTTGCGTGCTATCACCATAGACGCATCCAAAAATGTGTAGGCGCTTTCAGGAGCAGCAAAAGCCGCCACGAGTTCCGCCTTCAGGCGCGCAAAAGCGTCTTCGTCGGCGCAAACAGGCCGGACTTTCGGTTTCGACATCAACAGCCTCCCTCCCAACGATATGGCAGGCCGTAATAAGCAGCAAGCCGATGCTACAGCCGCGCCACCGCATCCAGCGCGAGCAGATAGCCCGCCGCGCCGAAGCCCGCGATCACGCCCTTCGCCGCTCGGCCGATATAGCTTTCGTGGCGGAAGGGTTCGCGGGTGTGGGGGTTGCTCAGGTGGAGTTCGATCACCGGCAGCTCGATCGCCTTGATCGCGTCGTGCAGCGCCACCGATGTGTGGGTGTAGGCGCCCGCGTTCAGGATCAGCGCCTTCGCACCGCGCGCCCGCGCCTCGTGCATCCAGTCGACCAGAACCCCCTCATGGTTGCTCTGGCGAAATTCGAGGGTGAGGCCGAGCGTGTCGGCGTGCGTGGCGGATCGGGCGGCGATGGCGTTGAGCGTGTCGTGGCCGTAGATGGCGGGCTCGCGCGTGCCCAGCAGGTTCAGATTGGGGCCGTTGAGGATCATCACCAGCGGCCGGTCGGCAATCGTCGTCATGCATATGTCCCGTAATCGGACGCTCCCCCCTCTTTGGCGGAGGGGGGTGAGGGAGGAGCGCCCGCCTGCGTCGGCCGATCCGCTTAGAAGCGGACCTTGGCGCCGACGTAGAAGGATCGACCCAGCACGTCGTAGGTGCCGGGCAGCGTGTTGCCGGGCGTGCCCGCGATCACCAGCGGCTGCTTGTCGAACAGGTTGGTGATGCCGGCACGCAGTTCATACGCCTTGGTCACCGCCAGACGGCCCGACAGGTCGAACACGTCGTAATGCGGCACGCCGGGCGCGGGGCTGGCGGGGCGGATCACCTGCGTCACATCGTCCATCGAGGCGAGGTGGCGCCAGCGCACGCCGAAGTCCGCCTTGCCGACCGTGAGGTTGGCGCTGGTGGTGTAGCGCCATTTCGGCAGCGGCAGCGAGTTGGTGGCGTCGATCGTGCCCGCGAACTCGGCGAAGGCTTCACCCGGGAAGTTCTTGATCTTGTAGCTGTCGAGATAGCTGACGAGCGTGTTGATCGAGAAGCGGGCGTCGCCCAGATCGCCGAACGTGCCGAGGCGCACGCCCCAGTCGAGCTGGAGATCGATGCCGCGCGTCTTCAGCCCGCCCAGATTGAGATAGGGCAGCGCCACGTTGGAGATGCCGCCGGTCGCGTCGCGCTGGATCAGCGCGCAGAAGGCGTTGGCCGCGCTGTAGGTCGGGTTGGTGCCGTCCTGATTGTAGCATTTCGCCAGCGCGGTGTTGCCCGCCACCGTCGAGATGACGTCCTTGATCGCGATGTCGTAGAAATCGACCGAGACCGAGATGTTGCTGAGCAGCGGCGACGAGAAGCGCGGGCGCAGCACGACGCCGGCCGTCTTGGTGGTGGCCGTCTCCGGGCTCAGGCCGGTGTTGCCCGCGTTGGTGACGGGGATGGCGACTGTGGTGAAATTATAGCTGTCGACCAGGCTGGTCGGCACGCCGGTCGCCACGCACAGCGCGCGGATCTGGGCGGCGTTGGCGCCGGTGCGCGAGACGCTGCGCACGTCGCAGGGGTCGCCCGATGCGGGCGGATTGCCGATCTGCACCTGCGCGCCCGTGGCGGAGGAAAACAGCTCGCCGATGTTGGGCGCGCGGATGGCGCGCTGGTAACCGCCGCGGAACAGCACGGGGGCGATCGGCGCCCATTCCAGCTCCGCCTTGTAGGTCTTGATGCTGCCGGTGACGTTGTAATCCGAATAGCGCCCGCCGACCGACAGGTTGAGGCGGTGGAAGAAGGGCGTGTCGCGCAGGATCGGCACGAACAGCTCGCCCGCGATTTCCTTCACATTGGTCTTGCCGCTGGTCGGGTTGGTCTGGTTGGTCGCGAAGACGTTGCCCGCGATCAGCTGCGCGTCCGGCTGGAAGCTATATTCATTCTCGCGATAGGTGGCGACGACCGACAACTTCACGTCGCCGGCGGGCAGCGCGAACAGCGAGCCCTGGACGCTGCCTTCGATCGTGTTCTGCTTGATCTTCTCGGTGCGGGTGATCGTGTCCGTGATGTAATCGACGCACGCCGCCGAGATGCGCGAGGCGTTGGTCAGGCCGAACGGATTGTAGCCGCCCGCGCAGATCGAGGCGCCGCCGTCGGCCGCGCCGAGCAACTGGTTCACCCGGTTGCCGAGCACGCCGTTTTCGATGTTGTCGTGGATCGTGTTGCGATCGCGGCTGCCGTAGATGTCGTAGGTCCAGTCGCCCAACCCGATCTTGCCGCGCGCGCCGATGATGAACTGGCTCGTCTTGAACGTCGTGTCGAAGATGCGCGGTTCGATTTCGGTGAAGCGGCGGTTGATGCTGAAGCTGGCGGTCGGGTTCGGCCGCGAGGCGAGCAAGGCGCGCAGGCTGGCCGGCACGAACGGATTGTTCGCCGCCACGTTGACCGTGATGAACTGGGTCAGCGAATTGCCGATGTTGGTGCGGGCGTGGCTGTCCACATACAGGCCCTGCGCGTAGAGCGTCAGCGCGTCCGACACTTCATAATCGGTCTTGGCGAAGAAGGACTTGCGCTCCATCGGCCGCTCGATCGACTGCTGGCGCGCGACCGGCTGGCGCACGACACCGCCGAAGGTGACGTAATCGCCACTCGTCGGCCCGGCATAGTTGAACGCGCCGACCTGGCTGAACAGCGAGCCGTTTTCGTTGAAGCCGAGCGCGTTGGTGCGCACGACCGTGCCGGCGGCGAGGTTCGGGAAGGCCGCGTTGACCGCCGCCTGGCTCGGCAAATTGGTGCCCGAGGGGACGAAGGTGCCCTGGCCGATGAACGACGACAGGATGCCGAGATCGAAGAAGGACCGCTCCGAACCCTTCAGCTCGTCCCGCTTGGTGTAGCCGGCGCTGGCGACGATGTTGAAGCGATCGTCCTTGCTGGTCCAGCCGCCCGAGAGCGACACGTCGGCCGAGAAGCGGTCGCCGGTGACGGTGTTGCCGACCTGCCCGTCGATCTCGATGCCGTTCATGTGGCGGCGGGTGCGGAAGTTGACCACGCCCGAGATCGCGTCCGAGCCGTAGACGGCCGATGCGCCGCCGGTGATCGTCTCGACGCTTTCGACCAGCGACTGCGGGATGATGTTGACGTCGGTGACGTTGAACACGGTCGAGGGCGGCAGGCGGCGGCCATCGAGCAGGATGAGGTTGCGCTTGTCGCCCAGACCGCGAAGGTTGAGCGTCGCGCGGCCGGCCGACGCGGCGGCCGAGGCGCCACCGCCCTGCGAGCCCGAGCCGGGGATGAACTGCGGCAGCTGGTTGAGCGACTGCTCGACGTTGACCGAACCGCTGGCCTTCAGCGCGGCCTGGCTGGTGGTCACGATCGGGCTGGCCGAGCTATAGTCGCTGCGGGTGATGCGCGATCCGGTGACGACGATCTCGGCGGTTTCCGGCGCGGGCGCGCCCTGCACTTCGGCCGGGGTGGCGGCGCCCTGCGAGGGCAGCGCGCCGGGCGCGGTCTGGTCGGCGGCGGCCGGCAGCGAATTGGCGTCGGTGGCCGGGGCGGCGGCGGTGGGCGAGGTCTGCGCCATGGCGGCCGAGGCCGTCAGGAATGCGACCGCGGAAATGCCGGTGAACAGCGTTTTCATAATCCTACTCCCTGTTTGTACGATCTAGTTAGTTATCTTTAGCGGGCGCTCGTTGGCGCCCGCCAGTCGGCCTAAAGTGTGATGCGCTTCACGTCCCCGAGGATGAAGATGTAGGACAGCGCGCCCATCAGCGCGATCAGCCCGATGAAGGCGAGCGCGAAGACGAAGCTGCCCGTCGCGGCGACGATCGCGCCCACCACGATCGGCGTGACGATGCCCGCCAGATTGGCCGCCAGGTTGAACACGCCGCCGGTGACGCCGAGCATCCCCTCCGGCGCGATGTCCGACACCAGCGTCCAGCCCAGCGCCGCCATGCCCTGTGCGAAGAAGGCGAGGCTGAGGATCGCGATGACGATGCGATTGTCCTCGACGAAATTGGCGCTGACGATGGTGGAGGCGAGCAGCAGGCCGAGAATGATCGGCAGCTTGCGCGCGACGTTTGGCGAAATGCCCCGGCGCAGCATCGAATCCGACCACCAGCCGCCGAACAGCACGCCGATCGAGGCGGCGATGAAGGGCATGATCGCGAAGAAGCCGATCTTGAGCCAATCCATATGCCGCTCGACCGCGAGATAGGTCGGGAACCACGTCAGGAAGAATACGAGCGTCGAATTGCCGGCGAACTGGCCGAGGCAGATGCCCCACATCTGGCGGCGACGCAGCAGCAGGCCGGCCTTCGACCAGTCGAGCTTCTGGCGCGCGGGCTGGTCGATCAAGCCGCCGCCGGCGACGATATGGTCCAGCTCGGCCTGGTTGGCGCGGCTCCTGCCCGGCTCGCGATAGCGCAGCCACCACACGAGCGAGAAGATCATGCCCGCCGTGCCCGCGCCGATGAACAGCGCCCGCCAGCCGAAATGGGCCAGCACCGCGAACAGCAGGGGGCTGAGGAAGGCCAGGCCGATATATTCGCCGACGGTATAGACGCCGGTCGCCATCGCCCGCTCCTGCCGGGGGAACCATGTCGCCACGACGCGGCTGTTGGCCGGAAAGCAGGGCGATTCCGCGATGCCGAGCAGGAAGCGCAAGCCCAGCAGGCTGGCGATGCCGCCAACGAAGGCGTGGAGCAGGGTGAAGAAGGACCAGAAGCCGACCGACAGGAAATAGGTCAGCCGCGTACCGAAGCGATCGAGGAAGGCGCCGCCCGGAATCTGCGCGGCCGCATAGGTCCAGGAGAAGGCCGAGAAGATGAGGCCCATCAGCGCCGGGTTGATCGCCAGCTCGGCGGTCAGCGAGGGCGCCGCGATGCCGAGGATCGTGCGATCGAGATAGTTGATGAGCGTGCCGGTCGCGATCAGGCCGAGGACGCCGTAGCGGACCTTGGACGCACGGGGGGAGAGCGCGCTCATGCCGCCACGTCCTGACCGAAGCTGGCGAAATGCCGCATCATCCGTTCGCTGTCCGCCTTGCGGTCGGTGAAGATCTCGAACGCGCCGACCGCCTGAAACACGGCCATATAGCCGCCATGCACGGTGCGCGCACCTGTCGCCCGCGCCCGGCGCAGCAATTCGGTTTCGAGCGGGAAATAGACGATCTCGGCGACCCAAAGATCGGGGCGCAGCAGCGCCCCGTCGAGCGGCAGGCCGGGGTGCGCCGCCATGCCGGTCGGCGTGGCGTGAACGAGCCCGTCGGCCGCGCCGATCGCCGCCACGACATCGCGCACCGCGCCGACCCGGTCGCCGCCGAAGCGCGATGCCAGCGACGCGGCGAGCTGCTCGGCGCGCGCCGAATCGACGTCGGCGATCTCCAGCCGCGCGGCCTCCAGCATCAGCACGGCGCTGGCCGTCGCGGCCCCGGCGCCGCCCGCGCCCAGCTGAACGACCTTCTGGCCGGCGATGCTGCCCAGCTCGCGCTCGATACCCGAACGGAAGCCATATTGATCGGTGTTATAGCCCTTCGTGCGGCCGTTCACGATCCGCACGGTGTTGACCGCGCCGATCTCGGCGGCGATCGGATCGACCTCGTCGAGCAGCGGAATGATGCGCTGCTTGCACGGATGGGTGATGTTGAGCCCGTCGAACCCGGCGGCGATGGCCGCCTCCAGCAGGAAGGGAAGATCGTCGGCGGTGCGGCCCAGCACATCAAGATCGATCAGCCGATAGATGTAGCGCATGCCCTGCGCGTCGGCCTCGACCATGTGGAGCGCCGGGGAACGCGAGCCGCCGATGCCCTGGCCGATCAGACCGATCAGCGTGCCCGACTGGCTGGTAACGGCATCTGCCACTTCGACACTCCCCTCCACACGCGGCCGGCGTTCCGGCTCTGAATGGCGAATGTACGAACTGGTACGTTACGTCAATCGGATTTTTGCGCGGCGCTTGTGCGGGCGTGGCGCTGTGCCAATAAGGCCGCATGACGAAGACGCTTGGCACACCGCCGATCTCCCCCGCGCAGACCCGTTCCGCCGACCGCACGCGCAAGCAGATCCTGGAGATCGCGACCGAGGAATTCGCCGACAAGGGCTATAGCGGCGCGCGGATCGACGAGATCGCCGAGCGCACCAACACCTCCAAGCGGATGATCTATTATTATTTCGAATCGAAGGAGGGGCTGTACCGATCCGTGCTGGCCCAAGCCTATGCGCGCATCCGCCGCACCGAGGCGGTCGCCGAACTCGAATCGATGCCGCCGGCCGAGGCGATGGCCCGCCTGACCGAGATCACCTTCGACTATCACAGCGAGCATCCCGAATTCGTGCGGCTCGTGATGAACGAGAATATCCAGCGCGGCGCGATGATCGGATCGATCGACAGCACCCAGACGCGCAGCGATTCGGTGGTCGGCATGATCGGCGAACTGATCCGGCGCGGCGAGGCGGACGGTGTGTTTCGCGAGGGGCTAGACCCGCTCCAGCTGCACATGACGATGAGCGCATTGAGCTTCTACAACGTCTCCAACCGCTACACGTTCGAAAAGGTCTTCAGCTACCACATGGGCTCGCCCGAGGCGGTCGCGACGCGGCGGGCGATCGTGGTCGAGACGGTGTTGCGCTATTGTCGGAAGGACTGACCCACCCTTTCTCGATCCGTTCGTCCCGAGCGAAGTCGAGGGACGAACGGGTTGAGGTTTACCTCGGCGCCGGCCCCGGCGCGCCCGCGCCCCACCACCGCCCGATCGGCCGCACATGTCCGTTCGATCGCCGCAGCAGGCTCGTCAGCGTCTGCGTCGTGTCGCCGATCGTCACCCGCGTCCGCACCCAGAAGGTCTGCGAAGTGAAGGCCAGGATCGGCGGCACCGAAATGCCCTGCACCGCGAAATCCTCGCGCAGCAAAAAGCCGCGCCGGTCGCGCAATTCGATCAGCAGCCGCGCCTTCACCGGATCGTCGAGCAATATGCCCAGCAGGTCCACACCGATCGCATTGGCGTTGATGCTGTTCGATCCGGGCAGCGCCGTCAGCAGCCCGCGCAGCCGCACCTGCGTTTCCGGCGGCAGGCCCGGCACCGCGATAACCCCCACGTCGGACACCGGCCCGGTCATCCTGAGATAGGCGCGCACCTGCTCGATCAGCACCGGCGGCAGGGACAGCGCCCCTGCCAGCTTGGCGGCCAGCAGCTGCGATCCGGCATCGTCATTGGCCAGCAGGTTGATGTTGAAGCGATCCTCCGCGTCGGCGATCGCCAGATCGAAGCGGCCGCCCCGGATGGCGACGTTGCTGGCGGTGAGCTGCCCCCACGGCTCGCCGCGATTGTCGCTGTCCCCGCCGCCGACCTGATCGCGGCGCAGCGCGGTGATGGCGGACGCCTCGCCGCCCAGCGCCGCCGCGCGCGCCCGCCCCGCCTCGGTCAGCCGCGCGGTGCGGTGGAGCGAGGCATCTTCGGCCGACAGCATCATGACCACCACCGCGCTCGCCAGCGCGACAAACAGCAGCACGTTGATGAGGATCATGCCCCGCTCGCGGGCGGCAACGCGCGCGCTCATGGCCGGGCCGGCAGCGCGACGACGCGGCGGATCGTGCCGGCCGGGCGGTTGGGGCCGGGCGCCAGCGTCAGCTGTACCTCGATCGCCTCGGGTCGCTCGTCCTTGCGCTCTTCGTTGGGCGGCCAGCGATCCTGCCAGCCGCCCTCGCGCCCATAATAGCGCCAGCGCACACCCGCGACCCCGCCGAGCAGCGCCTGCGCCCCCGCCCCACCGACCATCCGGCCGAGCATCCCGCCTGAGAGCGTATAGGCCACCGGCTGCGGCTGGCCGAGGCTGGCGGCGAGCGGGCGGACGAAGCTGATCGTGGCGCCGTCCCCCTTCACCGGCCCGCCCGCGACCTGGCCAAGATCGTTCGACAGCACGAACATCGCGCGTTGCACGTCGCCCAGCCGCTCCAGCCGGCCCGAGGTGCGCGCCTGTACGCTCAGGATACTCTCGACCAGCGCGATACCCGCCGCCGCGATCAGCGCGAACAGCGCGAGCGAAATCAGCATCTCGATCAGCGTGAAGCCCGCCTCACGCTCGGGGCGAATTATCACCCTTGGGCGACGGCGAAGCCGTCGGCGGCGGCGACGAGGATGGCGAGTTCGCGCGTCGCGCTGCCGTCGGCCCGGAAGCGCACCGCGCCGGCGATGCCGGGGAAGCCCGCCGGCTGGGTCAGCATCGCCCGATCGAGCCGGGGCGTGGTGGCAAAGGCCTGCGCGATCTGCACCGCATCATAGGCGATCGCGGCGATGGCGCCGGGCTTCGATCCGTTGCGCTGCTCGTAATCGCGCGCGAAGCCCGCGAAGGCGGCCGGATCGGGTGCCGCGATCCACGCCCCGTCCGCCACCCGCTGAGCGGCCGCATCCAGCGCCTGCACCGTGCCGAGCAACTGCACCCCGCTCCCCGCGACACTCCGCGCGGCGGCGAGGAACCGATCGCCGCCATCGGCCACGAACAGCGCCTGCGGCAGTTCCCCGCTGCCCGCCGCGCGCAGGGTCGCCAGATCGGCATTGGCGACGGGCAGCAGTTCGAGGCCGAGATCGGGCGCGATCGATCGCGCGGCGGCATCGGCCTGCGTGGCCCACACCCCCTCGCCCGCGACCATCGCCACCTGCCGCACGCCCCGGCGGCGCGCATAGCCGAAGATCGCGGCGATACACTGGCTGGCGGTGATGCCCATCAGGAAGGCGCCGCTGTCGCGCAGGCTCTCGTCGTTGCTGAAGGCCAGGATCGGCACCCGCGCCGCGCCCGCCACCGCCCGCACCTCGGCCGAGAAGATCGGCCCCAGGATCAAGGGCGCGCCGCGTTTGACCGCCAGCACCGCCGCCGCCGCCGCGCCCTGCGCGCTGCCGCCGGTGTCGTACATCGTGATCGCGGCCGGCGCCTTGCCACCCGTCGCTTGCACAAGGGCGGCCGCCCGCTGCATGGAGAGGCCGAGCGCGGCCGATGGTCCGCTCAGCGGGATCAGCAGCGCCGCGGGCTT carries:
- a CDS encoding LysR family transcriptional regulator, with product MVSAAMLNHRQVEIFRAVMRIGTVRGAAARLGVAQPGLSRMLRHMEDRLGFALFDRSSGRLVPTQEAHLLMAQVERVHKELADLDHVARRLAAGEDRLFRVAASPSLGHSVLPALLKRLIDRFPDLVLQFDILSVDQTDDYLALDRGDVTLTLFPMAQPNVHSVRLGAGRLVAAVHADHPLAGAGTLSVGRLAGESLISFRADTPHGRAIAALFGGEGPPIRTYVRFAETAVAFVAQGLGIALVDSFTAAQPHDSAVRILPLVERGELPVYLNRDSQRPMSAAGSAFEAIARAALR
- a CDS encoding bifunctional sugar phosphate isomerase/epimerase/4-hydroxyphenylpyruvate dioxygenase family protein, giving the protein MHNAIATVSLSGTLEDKLRAAAAAGFDSVEIFENDLLGCALSPREVRVMLADLGLACSLYQPFRDFEGMPEPLRARTFDRAERKFDLMGELGTDRILICSNCSPHALGDTARIVDDFRELGGRAAVHGIRVGYEALAWGRHVNDHRQVWDIVKAVDHPAIGIILDSFHSLSRKIPSDSIAAIDGDKIVYVQLADAPLLDMDLLYWSRHFRNLPGQGGLDVTGFVAEILRTGYDGPLSLEIFNDRFRSNSAAMVASDGVRSLDMVRDAAMRRIGAATIMPPPATILGTEFVEFAVDPKDRERLSAMFTRMGFSPAGRHPTKDVTRWRNGAANLVMNGEPGGFAEAYRTTHGTSICAIGLKVADGPATVARAEALGIVREPTDLPAMPALRGVAGSLVYVVDQADADAIWGSEFRSAPAAPGAGSIEAIDHLAAVVPNDEFLSWQLYWRALFDVQVQTAQDVIDPSGLVFSQAIQSPDGGFRLTLNSTDARGTLSARFLHQSFGAGYQHVALRTADATATAAKLAAQGLETLAIPANYYDDLAARFGFTDAEIERMAALGLLFDRDAEGHDYRQFYSRAFDKHFFFEFVERQGYDGYGAPNAGIRLAAQNRYREEAVPL
- the aroQ gene encoding type II 3-dehydroquinate dehydratase, with amino-acid sequence MTTIADRPLVMILNGPNLNLLGTREPAIYGHDTLNAIAARSATHADTLGLTLEFRQSNHEGVLVDWMHEARARGAKALILNAGAYTHTSVALHDAIKAIELPVIELHLSNPHTREPFRHESYIGRAAKGVIAGFGAAGYLLALDAVARL
- a CDS encoding TonB-dependent receptor plug domain-containing protein; this translates as MKTLFTGISAVAFLTASAAMAQTSPTAAAPATDANSLPAAADQTAPGALPSQGAATPAEVQGAPAPETAEIVVTGSRITRSDYSSASPIVTTSQAALKASGSVNVEQSLNQLPQFIPGSGSQGGGASAAASAGRATLNLRGLGDKRNLILLDGRRLPPSTVFNVTDVNIIPQSLVESVETITGGASAVYGSDAISGVVNFRTRRHMNGIEIDGQVGNTVTGDRFSADVSLSGGWTSKDDRFNIVASAGYTKRDELKGSERSFFDLGILSSFIGQGTFVPSGTNLPSQAAVNAAFPNLAAGTVVRTNALGFNENGSLFSQVGAFNYAGPTSGDYVTFGGVVRQPVARQQSIERPMERKSFFAKTDYEVSDALTLYAQGLYVDSHARTNIGNSLTQFITVNVAANNPFVPASLRALLASRPNPTASFSINRRFTEIEPRIFDTTFKTSQFIIGARGKIGLGDWTYDIYGSRDRNTIHDNIENGVLGNRVNQLLGAADGGASICAGGYNPFGLTNASRISAACVDYITDTITRTEKIKQNTIEGSVQGSLFALPAGDVKLSVVATYRENEYSFQPDAQLIAGNVFATNQTNPTSGKTNVKEIAGELFVPILRDTPFFHRLNLSVGGRYSDYNVTGSIKTYKAELEWAPIAPVLFRGGYQRAIRAPNIGELFSSATGAQVQIGNPPASGDPCDVRSVSRTGANAAQIRALCVATGVPTSLVDSYNFTTVAIPVTNAGNTGLSPETATTKTAGVVLRPRFSSPLLSNISVSVDFYDIAIKDVISTVAGNTALAKCYNQDGTNPTYSAANAFCALIQRDATGGISNVALPYLNLGGLKTRGIDLQLDWGVRLGTFGDLGDARFSINTLVSYLDSYKIKNFPGEAFAEFAGTIDATNSLPLPKWRYTTSANLTVGKADFGVRWRHLASMDDVTQVIRPASPAPGVPHYDVFDLSGRLAVTKAYELRAGITNLFDKQPLVIAGTPGNTLPGTYDVLGRSFYVGAKVRF
- a CDS encoding MFS transporter is translated as MSALSPRASKVRYGVLGLIATGTLINYLDRTILGIAAPSLTAELAINPALMGLIFSAFSWTYAAAQIPGGAFLDRFGTRLTYFLSVGFWSFFTLLHAFVGGIASLLGLRFLLGIAESPCFPANSRVVATWFPRQERAMATGVYTVGEYIGLAFLSPLLFAVLAHFGWRALFIGAGTAGMIFSLVWWLRYREPGRSRANQAELDHIVAGGGLIDQPARQKLDWSKAGLLLRRRQMWGICLGQFAGNSTLVFFLTWFPTYLAVERHMDWLKIGFFAIMPFIAASIGVLFGGWWSDSMLRRGISPNVARKLPIILGLLLASTIVSANFVEDNRIVIAILSLAFFAQGMAALGWTLVSDIAPEGMLGVTGGVFNLAANLAGIVTPIVVGAIVAATGSFVFALAFIGLIALMGALSYIFILGDVKRITL
- a CDS encoding shikimate dehydrogenase, giving the protein MADAVTSQSGTLIGLIGQGIGGSRSPALHMVEADAQGMRYIYRLIDLDVLGRTADDLPFLLEAAIAAGFDGLNITHPCKQRIIPLLDEVDPIAAEIGAVNTVRIVNGRTKGYNTDQYGFRSGIERELGSIAGQKVVQLGAGGAGAATASAVLMLEAARLEIADVDSARAEQLAASLASRFGGDRVGAVRDVVAAIGAADGLVHATPTGMAAHPGLPLDGALLRPDLWVAEIVYFPLETELLRRARATGARTVHGGYMAVFQAVGAFEIFTDRKADSERMMRHFASFGQDVAA
- a CDS encoding TetR/AcrR family transcriptional regulator, with protein sequence MTKTLGTPPISPAQTRSADRTRKQILEIATEEFADKGYSGARIDEIAERTNTSKRMIYYYFESKEGLYRSVLAQAYARIRRTEAVAELESMPPAEAMARLTEITFDYHSEHPEFVRLVMNENIQRGAMIGSIDSTQTRSDSVVGMIGELIRRGEADGVFREGLDPLQLHMTMSALSFYNVSNRYTFEKVFSYHMGSPEAVATRRAIVVETVLRYCRKD
- a CDS encoding general secretion pathway protein GspK — its product is MSARVAARERGMILINVLLFVALASAVVVMMLSAEDASLHRTARLTEAGRARAAALGGEASAITALRRDQVGGGDSDNRGEPWGQLTASNVAIRGGRFDLAIADAEDRFNINLLANDDAGSQLLAAKLAGALSLPPVLIEQVRAYLRMTGPVSDVGVIAVPGLPPETQVRLRGLLTALPGSNSINANAIGVDLLGILLDDPVKARLLIELRDRRGFLLREDFAVQGISVPPILAFTSQTFWVRTRVTIGDTTQTLTSLLRRSNGHVRPIGRWWGAGAPGPAPR
- a CDS encoding type II secretion system protein GspJ: MIIRPEREAGFTLIEMLISLALFALIAAAGIALVESILSVQARTSGRLERLGDVQRAMFVLSNDLGQVAGGPVKGDGATISFVRPLAASLGQPQPVAYTLSGGMLGRMVGGAGAQALLGGVAGVRWRYYGREGGWQDRWPPNEERKDERPEAIEVQLTLAPGPNRPAGTIRRVVALPARP